TTGTATAATAATCTTTCTAAGACCATACCGGAATACAACCAATTTTCCACGGAGAGCAACCAGTATTTTCAACAAATCCGTGAATCCGTTCCCGAGCATCTCGAACATACCCTGTTTTTATATGAAGATGCCCAAATCTCTCTACAATCTATTCTGGAGAACCAAATATATTTACAGGGATTCAAAGATGCTATGCAATTTTTAGATGAGTTACGTAACACCCATACTGGTTAAGAACTACATAATGATTTTTAACTTTATAAATATATCTTTTGGAAAAACAAAAAACGCCTAGAAACAGGCGTTTTCATTTTTGTCCTTTTTAGCAATACTATCCATATGATATACTATAAACTAACAACAGAATGGCTTAGATGGGCGGTCGGCTAGTCTCCTGCAAAGGAGGTGAGGCCTGTGGAGGTTAAAGATACGCTGATGTTGATGATTCAATTTGCAACGTTGGTGATCTTGATTATTTCCTTCAACAAAAAGAAGTAGACCGCCCTCTGGAAAAGGTTAGCGGTCTATTTCACTGACTAAAACTTTTTGAACAGCCACCGCCCTTATAAGCGGCTGTTGTTAAAAGAGTGAGGATGTTGGCTGCATCCTTACTCTTTTTCAGTATATACTTATTAGCTTTAGTTTATCACAGGAAAAACCATATTGCCAATATGGAAAATCTTTTAAGGGGCGGCTTTCACACCCTGAGCTACTTCTTTAATTGAAGCAGCTTAATCAGCTTGTCATGAATGGCAGTATTCGGATAATTGCCGGTAAATTGAGAGGAGCCGGGTCCCATTGCAGTCAATGCCACATCTACTGCGGTGTGTCCTTTTGTCGTCCAATCAATATAAAACGTTTCGTCCGTGCCGTGAATGGTGAAAGGACCGTCTTCATTGGTTGTACCATCGTCGACTTCATCTTTCGCATCCTTACCTTCAATCGCCAAACCGCCTGTTTCATGGTCTGCCGTCACCAGAACTAATGTATCTGGATGTGCTTTGGCATAGTCCTTAGCTACTTTAACAGCCTTATCCAGCTGTTGCCCGGCCTTGATCGTTAATTCACCTTCATTATCATGCGCCATCTCGTCAGTTCCTTCCTCTTCCACCATCAGGAAAAAACCTTTTTTGTTTTTGGAAAGAACGTCAATCGCTTTTGTTGTCATATCCGGCAAAGAAACCGTTGGATTGTATGAGTTGCCGAGCTTGTTGTGAGCTTGGAACATTTCTTCATTGGCGAACAATCCGAGCAGTTTAGAGCCTTTGGCTGCTTTCATTTCCGCCTGATCCGTCACATAGCTATAGCCCAATTTCTTGGCCTGCTCCACCAGATTTCCTTGAGTTCCCTTACTAGCTTCCTCAGGATCTTCTGCTGGCGCATCTGGATGTTTACCTGCTGTTCCTGCAGGATACCAGAAATCCTCGCCACCGCCCAGAATAACATCCAGCTTGCTCTTTTCCAGATACTGCTTGGCAATCTCACTTTGAGCGGAACGCTTCTCGACATGCGCACCAAAGGCTGCCCCGGTTGCGTCTGTCACTTGACTTGTCGTCACGACACCTGTGGACATGCCTGCTTTTTTGGCCAGCTCCATGATGGTTGTGACTGGTTTTTTATTCATATCCATCCCGATCGCGCCATTATATGTTTTGACACCTGTTGCAATTGCAGTAGCTGCGGCTGCCGAATCCGTAACCAGGTTGTCCCCCGAACTCGTGCTGACCAAGCCTGTTACAGGCATATTGTCCATTTCAAGCAATCCCGACTTTCCAACCGTGGCCAGACGAATCGCGTTGCGACTTGCTTCTCCCATACCATCGCCGATAAAAAGAATGACATTTTTAGGAGCAGCGGCTTTAGCTGATGCTGTGCTCTGTCCTTTGGATGCCTGTGCAGTTGTAGACTTGGCTTTAGATGAGGCTGCAAAAGCGTTAGGGATATCTGCGGATAACAATGGCACACTCAAAACGGTAATTGCACCTAAAGCAAGGATACTCTTTTTCATTGAACGCTTTTTCACAGGCTCACACTCCAATAGGATTATTATTCATACATGATGAAATAATCATATATTTGTTTTGTGAAATTTTATGAAGCAATAGATTACGCGAATGTAAAAATTGTTTTCATAAAGCACAAAAAAGGCATCGACTCTTGTAATCAAGGTCGGTGCCTTTTGTAATTTTAAAAGCTATTTTCAGCTAAATCGCGGCAATTTCCTTGCCGATCGGCATGGTATAATACAGCGGCTTTTGCTGCTCGTTTTGCTGATAGACTACCAGCAGCAGCGTTCGCCCTTCAGCAGTCAATGGGCCACCCCCGCTCAGGATATGGTCCAGACTGAACGGCAAAATATCCAGCACAGCGTGCTTTTGCAGTTCCTTTTCACCCAGCTTCAAGGAAGCGAAGGCCGGGATCATCTCGCGATATGGCTGCGACTGCTGGCTGCTCTTAGCTGAATCAACATCCGCAGCTGTAGAAGAAGAAGCCTGTGCAGCATTCGTTCCACCTGTATGTTGCTTGCCTGTCTCTGCCACACCGTCCGCAGCCACAGGAGACAGCAGTGCATCCGGGTGCTGGAGAACCATTTTCATATAGCTGGACCAGTCGTCCTTCTCCAGGGTATGCTCCCACCAGATCTTACGCGGCTTGTATTTATGGTTCAGGAAATAATCGAGCTTCATCAGCCCAAGCACGATATCCATTCGCTTCGTTCCGCGCGATTCCAGAAAGGACTGGAGACGCGTGAACAAATCTTCGAGCTGGTGGCCGATTTTTTGCCAGCCTTGCCCCTCCCAATAATCTCCAAACTCTTGAAAGAAATCAAAGGCAGATGCAAATTCACGCTCGATCAAATAGTTCACCGTATGGTCCATACGATGGGAATTCCAGTATTTCTCCAAAACATCTTCCAGGCGCTTGAGCCGGACGATATCGGCAAAGGAAAGGACATCGTTGCTCAGCATCTCATAAGGTGCCACATCCATGTATGTGTAATTGTACTTGGCGGCGTCAATACGCAGCCCCGTTCCGCGCAGCATTTTAAGGAAGCCGAGTTGGAGCTCTTCCGGGCCAAGCGCAAAAACGTCATTAAACGTTTTGCGGAATGTGTTGTAGTCCTCCTGAGGCAGTCCGGCGATCAGATCCAGATGCTGGTCGATTTTGCCGCTTTGCTTGACCTTCGTAACGGTGCGGGAAAGCTTGGCAAAGTTCTGCCGGCGTTTAACCAGCTCATTGGTCGGGTCGTTCGTCGATTGGACACCAATTTCAAAGCGAAAGATGCCTGGCGGCGCATTTTCCGCCAAATAATCCAGCACCTCGGGACGCATAATATCTGCCGTAATCTCAAACTGGAAGACACAGCCGCGATGGTTTTCAATCAGAAACTTGAACATTTCCAGCGCATAGTCCCGTTTAATATTAAATGTACGGTCTACAAACTTGATCAATTTGGCCCCGTTGTCAATCAGATACAGAATATCCGACTTCGTGCGCTCAATATCGTAATAACGTACCCCAACCTCAATGCTCGACAGACAAAATTGGCAGCTGAACGGGCAACCCCGGCTCGTTTCAAAATAAACAACCCGTTTCCCGAGTTCCGGTATATCCTCTGCAAAACGGTATGGCGACGGCAGCTCGTTCAAATCCGCCTTCGGGCGGCCCGGCATCAGAATGACCTCTTCTCCCTTGCGGTAAGCCAGTCCATACACAAAATGGAACTTGCGATCCCCCTCCAGCTCCTGGAGCAGTTGATGAAACGTTTCTTCTCCCTCACCAACAACGATGAAATCTACATTCGTTAAGCGCTTCATCCAGTGCTCCGTATCGTAGGATACCTCTGGACCACCGAGTACGATTTTGACCTCGGGCATAATCTTTTTCAACACGTCAATCACTTTAATCGTCTCTTCAATGTTCCAAATATAGCAGGAGAAGCCGATGACATCTGCTCCCCGCTGAAACAAATCGGAAACGATGTTCATCACCGGGTCCTTGATCGTGTACTCCGCCAGCTCGATGTCAAAGTCCTTTTCGCTGTAGGCTTTGAGACAGCGGATGGCCAGCGAGGTATGGATATATTTTGCATTTAACGTTGATAAAATAACTTTCATAGGTCACAACCTTCTATTCAAAATCCTCATACACATCATCTGGATAAATCTCGTCCTCGTTCACCGTGCCTCCGCTATTCCCCTGATTTTGAAAAAAATCAAGAAACAGCTTGCCGTACTT
This DNA window, taken from Paenibacillus kribbensis, encodes the following:
- a CDS encoding alkaline phosphatase, which codes for MKKRSMKKSILALGAITVLSVPLLSADIPNAFAASSKAKSTTAQASKGQSTASAKAAAPKNVILFIGDGMGEASRNAIRLATVGKSGLLEMDNMPVTGLVSTSSGDNLVTDSAAAATAIATGVKTYNGAIGMDMNKKPVTTIMELAKKAGMSTGVVTTSQVTDATGAAFGAHVEKRSAQSEIAKQYLEKSKLDVILGGGEDFWYPAGTAGKHPDAPAEDPEEASKGTQGNLVEQAKKLGYSYVTDQAEMKAAKGSKLLGLFANEEMFQAHNKLGNSYNPTVSLPDMTTKAIDVLSKNKKGFFLMVEEEGTDEMAHDNEGELTIKAGQQLDKAVKVAKDYAKAHPDTLVLVTADHETGGLAIEGKDAKDEVDDGTTNEDGPFTIHGTDETFYIDWTTKGHTAVDVALTAMGPGSSQFTGNYPNTAIHDKLIKLLQLKK
- a CDS encoding B12-binding domain-containing radical SAM protein, with translation MKVILSTLNAKYIHTSLAIRCLKAYSEKDFDIELAEYTIKDPVMNIVSDLFQRGADVIGFSCYIWNIEETIKVIDVLKKIMPEVKIVLGGPEVSYDTEHWMKRLTNVDFIVVGEGEETFHQLLQELEGDRKFHFVYGLAYRKGEEVILMPGRPKADLNELPSPYRFAEDIPELGKRVVYFETSRGCPFSCQFCLSSIEVGVRYYDIERTKSDILYLIDNGAKLIKFVDRTFNIKRDYALEMFKFLIENHRGCVFQFEITADIMRPEVLDYLAENAPPGIFRFEIGVQSTNDPTNELVKRRQNFAKLSRTVTKVKQSGKIDQHLDLIAGLPQEDYNTFRKTFNDVFALGPEELQLGFLKMLRGTGLRIDAAKYNYTYMDVAPYEMLSNDVLSFADIVRLKRLEDVLEKYWNSHRMDHTVNYLIEREFASAFDFFQEFGDYWEGQGWQKIGHQLEDLFTRLQSFLESRGTKRMDIVLGLMKLDYFLNHKYKPRKIWWEHTLEKDDWSSYMKMVLQHPDALLSPVAADGVAETGKQHTGGTNAAQASSSTAADVDSAKSSQQSQPYREMIPAFASLKLGEKELQKHAVLDILPFSLDHILSGGGPLTAEGRTLLLVVYQQNEQQKPLYYTMPIGKEIAAI